The following proteins come from a genomic window of Legionella cherrii:
- a CDS encoding chemotaxis protein CheW, with translation MPQQNLTVLHFLLQDIKVCMDLHYVEQVLPLPMLEIVPSSPIYFVGLMNLKNKCIPVIDLAICTGLIRNEIYPLNIPILLCSDGVHQVGLIVDKVLGLSDIDKQQIEVHEEFTTNNSPFLGAVTLETGVSLLLDINWVLALKLTQEINLADTNHE, from the coding sequence GTGCCCCAGCAGAACCTTACAGTTCTCCACTTTCTTTTGCAGGACATAAAAGTCTGTATGGATTTACACTATGTAGAACAAGTTCTGCCCTTGCCTATGCTTGAAATTGTACCGTCTAGCCCTATCTATTTTGTAGGGCTGATGAATCTAAAAAATAAATGCATTCCTGTTATTGACCTGGCAATTTGTACTGGCTTGATACGAAATGAAATATACCCTTTAAATATTCCCATCCTACTGTGCTCCGATGGAGTGCATCAAGTGGGTCTGATTGTTGATAAAGTGCTTGGATTGAGTGATATCGACAAACAGCAAATCGAAGTACATGAAGAATTTACAACGAATAACTCACCGTTCCTGGGCGCTGTCACTTTAGAAACCGGGGTTTCTCTATTGCTCGACATCAATTGGGTTTTAGCTCTAAAGTTAACGCAAGAAATCAACCTGGCAGATACCAATCATGAGTAA
- a CDS encoding CheR family methyltransferase, producing the protein MGNNTLNDIKKLESAFIELIHKRYGLVIHVNQAQELTKTIAVACNKFSYQPQEYLEQLNNCASNSSLLADLVAAITVGESYFFRDKNQMQLLENKLLPDLINQKSQDFSLKIWSAGCSSGEEIYTLAILLAELIPNIDLWDLYLLGTDINTNSLQKASAAIFGQWSMRSIPEKYLQRYFVKNDRTYVLSPEIRDLVQFKFLNLCDNSYPSIINGIFEVDLILCRNVLIYFDNELAAKIMKKLSACMHKNAYLILGASDPIVTNGTNLVFHHDGAIYFSLDSSSESKKDIE; encoded by the coding sequence ATGGGTAATAATACATTAAATGACATAAAAAAACTTGAATCTGCATTTATCGAGTTAATCCATAAGCGCTATGGATTGGTCATCCATGTGAATCAAGCACAAGAGTTAACAAAAACCATTGCTGTCGCATGCAATAAATTCAGTTATCAACCCCAAGAATACTTAGAGCAATTAAATAACTGTGCCAGCAATTCCTCTTTATTAGCTGATTTAGTTGCAGCAATTACTGTAGGAGAAAGTTATTTTTTTCGTGATAAAAATCAAATGCAGTTGCTTGAGAATAAACTGTTACCTGATTTAATTAATCAAAAATCACAAGACTTCTCTTTAAAAATTTGGAGTGCTGGTTGTTCTTCGGGTGAAGAAATCTATACCCTGGCCATATTGTTGGCGGAGCTCATACCCAATATTGACCTATGGGACCTCTATTTATTAGGTACCGATATCAATACCAACTCACTTCAAAAAGCATCTGCAGCTATTTTCGGGCAATGGTCCATGCGTTCTATTCCAGAAAAATACTTACAACGCTATTTCGTGAAAAATGACCGGACTTACGTTCTTTCACCCGAGATTCGTGATTTAGTACAATTTAAATTCCTTAACTTATGCGATAACAGCTACCCCTCCATAATCAATGGAATATTTGAGGTGGATTTGATCTTGTGCCGCAATGTGCTTATTTATTTTGATAATGAACTTGCTGCAAAAATTATGAAAAAGCTAAGTGCATGTATGCATAAAAACGCTTATCTTATATTAGGTGCATCCGATCCTATTGTCACCAATGGGACAAATCTTGTTTTTCATCATGATGGTGCAATCTATTTCTCGCTCGATAGCAGCAGTGAATCAAAGAAGGATATTGAATGA
- a CDS encoding chemotaxis protein CheW, whose amino-acid sequence MMNKEQQHASALMPKTELAIKILKSRALQLAKQEIDTTKNHGISFVHFKLGQNESYGVSYQYVQEILHNAPVEQPPFVPHFISGVINWRGTLITVVDLNKFFHPQHSEHNPKQDNKFIIIIRANNTTLGLLTYRIEGSETYQPDQLAAPLSAVNIANPEYILGLHHAATAILNVETMISSLNQEIKMRLYKTGESHGN is encoded by the coding sequence ATGATGAATAAAGAACAACAGCACGCTTCCGCTTTGATGCCCAAAACTGAATTAGCAATAAAAATCCTGAAATCAAGGGCCTTGCAACTTGCAAAACAGGAAATTGATACCACCAAGAATCATGGTATCTCTTTTGTTCATTTCAAGCTTGGCCAAAATGAAAGTTATGGCGTTTCATATCAATACGTTCAAGAAATTTTACATAATGCCCCTGTAGAGCAACCTCCTTTTGTACCTCATTTTATCTCCGGGGTGATCAATTGGCGTGGTACGCTGATTACTGTGGTTGATCTCAACAAATTTTTTCATCCTCAACATTCGGAACACAATCCGAAACAGGACAATAAATTTATTATCATTATCCGGGCAAACAATACCACTCTTGGCTTGCTGACTTATCGTATTGAAGGCAGTGAGACTTATCAACCGGACCAGTTAGCGGCCCCATTATCCGCCGTCAACATTGCTAATCCAGAATATATCCTGGGATTACATCATGCGGCCACTGCAATCCTTAATGTGGAAACGATGATATCCAGCTTAAACCAAGAAATTAAAATGCGTTTATACAAGACAGGAGAGTCTCATGGAAACTAA
- a CDS encoding methyl-accepting chemotaxis protein: protein METNSNKRSFIITVRARLLIGFMTLSLPLLILMMFLIPKVDTVVYLSQKIRSENLPQILDSQIFQAQDLVEHWAMTGDQEAREHFALLWNEINKVRNQWDQAMHSLGNKNLRDAWDKLQELYIPLYDIQASIINAPRDPNNQNNVENSRHMTRTVENAMIDILLGSYSPELGKRNGGLYVLLGQEIEKNTHTINDSLSSLKMIAYWLLSLTIILTILVPYITQRAIANPVDKAINIAERIAAGERNVVIQIHSADKLGKLLLSLKTMQEAIRKNEEILRTKEEESRELFEKLVNSSKKFRLHSSKVAAGDLRERLEIDKEDILQDLGKDLNLMTDGLASITAKITKVSNDIVTMVGTVLTSANEQAEGITSQASAINEISASLEEIDKSSKQTMLKAQTLREVAKNTYEQGKLGTESVEQSIHGIKASEEKMKLIAQTILDLSNHTQQIGDITSVVNTLAQQSKMLALNASIEASKAGEAGKGFAAVATEVRNLAEQSEQSTVQVQKILEDIRRTTEKAVTVTEEGTKSLDSGTKLIEKAGQVIKTLSKMLNEASISSQHIEVAIRQEAVGIEQIVESMNEINRTTSTFSSGIKEMMAFIHNLDNIAKHLKDDVNIYKV, encoded by the coding sequence ATGGAAACTAATAGTAATAAACGAAGTTTTATTATTACTGTACGTGCTCGATTACTTATTGGTTTTATGACCCTGAGCTTGCCCTTATTGATATTAATGATGTTTTTGATACCAAAAGTAGATACGGTGGTCTATCTAAGTCAAAAAATTCGTAGTGAAAACTTACCCCAAATTCTTGATAGTCAAATATTCCAAGCACAAGATCTTGTTGAACATTGGGCAATGACCGGCGACCAGGAGGCCAGGGAACATTTTGCACTGCTGTGGAATGAAATCAATAAGGTTCGCAATCAATGGGATCAAGCAATGCACTCCCTGGGTAACAAAAACTTAAGGGATGCATGGGATAAATTACAAGAGTTATATATCCCTCTTTATGATATTCAAGCATCCATAATAAATGCCCCTAGAGATCCCAATAATCAAAATAATGTAGAAAATAGCAGACATATGACAAGAACTGTTGAAAATGCAATGATTGACATTTTATTGGGCTCCTATTCTCCAGAATTAGGTAAAAGAAATGGTGGGTTATATGTGCTTTTAGGGCAGGAAATAGAAAAAAATACCCATACAATCAATGACAGCTTAAGCTCTTTAAAGATGATCGCTTATTGGCTATTGAGCCTTACTATTATCCTCACGATTTTAGTTCCTTATATAACACAGCGTGCGATTGCCAATCCTGTAGACAAAGCAATTAATATAGCAGAACGAATTGCTGCGGGTGAACGTAATGTAGTTATCCAAATTCATTCAGCAGATAAATTAGGAAAATTGCTTTTATCCCTCAAAACCATGCAAGAAGCAATTAGAAAAAATGAGGAAATCCTCCGCACCAAAGAAGAGGAATCACGGGAATTATTTGAGAAGCTTGTTAATTCATCGAAAAAATTCAGGCTACATAGCAGTAAAGTTGCAGCGGGAGATCTCAGAGAACGTCTTGAAATCGATAAAGAAGATATACTGCAGGATCTCGGTAAAGATTTAAATTTGATGACGGATGGTTTGGCATCAATTACAGCAAAAATTACCAAAGTCAGTAATGACATTGTCACTATGGTGGGAACCGTTCTCACTTCTGCAAATGAACAAGCAGAAGGGATTACGTCTCAAGCCTCGGCTATCAATGAAATCAGTGCTTCATTAGAAGAAATTGATAAGAGCTCAAAACAAACCATGTTGAAAGCACAAACCCTGCGGGAAGTAGCGAAGAACACCTATGAACAAGGGAAACTCGGTACTGAATCCGTCGAACAAAGCATTCATGGCATTAAAGCCTCAGAAGAAAAAATGAAGCTTATAGCACAAACCATTCTTGATTTAAGTAACCACACCCAACAAATTGGCGATATTACCTCGGTCGTCAACACCCTAGCACAACAATCAAAAATGCTGGCATTAAATGCATCGATTGAGGCATCAAAAGCCGGTGAAGCTGGGAAAGGTTTTGCAGCTGTAGCCACAGAAGTAAGAAATCTTGCAGAACAGTCAGAACAGTCTACTGTACAAGTCCAAAAAATTCTTGAGGATATTCGACGGACCACTGAAAAAGCAGTCACCGTGACCGAGGAAGGAACGAAGTCTCTTGATTCAGGAACAAAACTGATTGAGAAAGCAGGCCAAGTAATTAAAACTCTAAGTAAAATGCTTAATGAAGCGTCCATTTCTAGCCAACACATTGAGGTGGCAATCCGTCAAGAAGCTGTTGGAATTGAGCAAATTGTTGAGAGTATGAATGAAATAAATCGCACTACTTCAACTTTTTCAAGCGGAATAAAAGAGATGATGGCGTTTATTCATAATTTGGATAATATTGCCAAACATCTTAAAGACGATGTGAATATTTATAAAGTTTAG
- a CDS encoding chemotaxis protein CheA yields MTPDDHLLNELLETFGTELESLLTVITDNLEKIERGGSMDDVSHLMEEVSRAGRNIKVSALSLGINDLGTMAEYVEKLFAPSQKVSPEVINLTFRTINGMRELLHHFIEKKPLSTALDELLHQLQYVLIYEEKEESPEEQPPLSEENPVTEAIPLSKPLDNEFIKKIVETFKTELQENLITITDGLLQLEKGTNSEQEFQGVLNEMFRVAHNIKGSARGIGAQDVGEIAHHLETLFTAIQKKSIKVSSELINLCLQSIDYMNEAMQCYSEQRPISFDLKKHLLQLQHYMELPTQDLSSTRELYAKDMEESEKGPHTPTIQAKTSEFESIRVSLQNLDSVSVYTEEIQTIKIAIEEYYSKLSKMNFKIDDLLLSWKKNRAYFKTNTDGISGPIDYLFTTNFVELSDINNSMHLMQRELSLSINELSLLLNALQDEIRTLRLIPVSTQLRYLPRIVRDLAQELNKQVNLEISSNDVKIDKIILDGLKDPIVHLLRNAIDHGIENAEVRKAAGKPPQGNIHIKVNQEDNQIVFKISDDGAGINTNDVIRIALQKNLITQAELGNMKKEDIHELIFRPGFSTREIATDISGRGIGLDAVRSNLLRLKGQVSIESQPNKGTIFYLKVPLTLATERGLIISCCNQIFVLLTSSVESVMLLKKNEIINVEGIPSVLVKEQPVLLCSLSKALHLNEKKQNFKEYISVVTIKNNGDRIALLVDEIIGEREIVLKPLQEPLTNIPCIIGATLTGSNQINFVLNSSEIIKRMLL; encoded by the coding sequence ATGACTCCAGACGATCACCTATTAAATGAGTTGCTTGAAACGTTCGGCACAGAGCTTGAATCATTATTGACTGTCATCACGGATAATTTAGAAAAAATAGAACGTGGTGGATCAATGGATGATGTAAGTCATCTGATGGAAGAAGTTTCGCGAGCAGGGCGTAATATTAAGGTGTCCGCACTTTCTCTGGGGATTAATGACTTAGGAACCATGGCGGAATACGTTGAAAAGCTGTTTGCACCGTCGCAAAAAGTATCACCAGAAGTCATTAATTTAACGTTTCGCACCATTAATGGGATGCGTGAACTCCTTCATCATTTTATAGAAAAAAAACCGCTTTCAACTGCGCTTGACGAATTGTTACATCAATTACAATACGTTCTGATTTATGAAGAAAAAGAAGAATCGCCAGAAGAACAACCTCCATTATCTGAAGAGAACCCGGTCACCGAAGCCATACCCCTTTCTAAACCATTGGATAATGAATTCATCAAAAAAATTGTTGAAACATTTAAAACAGAACTTCAGGAAAATTTAATTACGATTACTGATGGTTTGCTCCAGCTTGAGAAGGGAACAAATTCAGAACAAGAATTCCAGGGCGTGCTGAATGAAATGTTTCGAGTTGCCCATAACATTAAGGGTTCTGCACGTGGTATAGGAGCTCAAGATGTCGGTGAGATTGCCCATCATCTAGAAACATTATTTACAGCAATTCAGAAAAAAAGTATTAAAGTATCCTCTGAACTTATTAATCTTTGCCTGCAATCGATCGATTACATGAATGAAGCAATGCAATGCTACAGCGAGCAAAGACCGATTTCCTTCGATTTAAAAAAACACTTGCTGCAACTGCAACACTACATGGAATTACCTACTCAAGACCTATCATCTACTCGGGAATTGTATGCAAAAGATATGGAAGAATCTGAAAAGGGCCCACATACCCCAACGATACAGGCTAAAACAAGTGAGTTTGAATCAATACGTGTCTCTTTGCAAAATTTAGATAGTGTTTCAGTTTATACGGAAGAAATTCAAACCATAAAAATCGCTATTGAAGAGTATTATTCCAAATTAAGTAAAATGAATTTCAAAATCGATGATCTACTCCTTTCATGGAAAAAAAATAGAGCTTATTTCAAAACAAATACTGATGGTATCAGTGGACCAATAGATTACCTATTCACCACAAATTTCGTTGAATTATCCGACATCAATAATTCGATGCACTTAATGCAAAGAGAGTTGTCACTATCTATTAATGAACTTTCCCTATTGTTAAATGCCCTGCAAGATGAAATCCGTACCTTACGTCTTATTCCAGTATCCACCCAATTACGTTACCTACCACGTATAGTCCGTGACTTAGCTCAAGAACTAAACAAACAAGTTAATCTTGAAATAAGCAGTAATGATGTAAAAATTGATAAAATTATACTGGATGGTTTAAAAGACCCAATTGTACATCTTTTGCGCAACGCAATTGATCATGGGATAGAAAATGCTGAGGTTCGTAAAGCAGCCGGCAAGCCACCGCAAGGAAATATCCACATCAAGGTCAATCAGGAAGATAATCAGATAGTCTTCAAAATTAGTGATGATGGAGCAGGCATTAATACCAATGACGTGATTCGTATTGCCCTGCAAAAGAATTTAATTACCCAAGCTGAGCTTGGAAATATGAAAAAAGAAGATATTCATGAACTCATTTTTCGACCGGGTTTCTCTACCCGTGAAATTGCAACAGATATTTCAGGTCGAGGTATAGGGCTGGATGCGGTGCGCTCCAATTTGCTCCGTTTAAAAGGCCAGGTGAGTATTGAAAGTCAACCCAATAAAGGGACAATCTTTTATCTCAAAGTTCCACTCACATTGGCTACTGAGCGTGGATTAATTATCTCCTGTTGCAACCAAATATTTGTCCTTCTTACCAGCTCGGTAGAAAGTGTGATGTTGTTAAAGAAAAATGAGATTATCAACGTCGAGGGAATCCCTTCTGTTCTTGTCAAAGAACAGCCCGTTTTGTTATGCTCTTTGTCTAAGGCACTGCATCTTAATGAAAAAAAACAAAATTTTAAAGAATATATCTCTGTTGTGACAATCAAAAATAATGGAGACCGAATCGCCTTGCTTGTCGATGAAATTATTGGTGAAAGAGAAATTGTACTTAAACCATTACAGGAACCATTAACCAATATACCTTGTATAATCGGAGCTACCTTAACAGGCAGCAATCAAATTAATTTCGTATTAAACTCTTCAGAGATAATTAAACGAATGTTGCTATAG
- the cheB gene encoding chemotaxis-specific protein-glutamate methyltransferase CheB, which yields MIKILIVDDSPTEAALIQHIIESEKDMQVIGIAKNGQEAIDLAAKLKPDLITMDIQMPIMDGLEATRIIMAKNPTPIVVISSLVNDESIHATFHILEAGALTALAKPVNVFSPSFEESRKHIVDILRSFSDIRVIKIPLKKHLEESKRHQIAHAKATHYEIIAMGASIGGPMALKTILGQLAPDFPLPIMVVQHMGTGFIRGFAQWLGENISLKVKNAEDHEPLQKGTVYIAAEPKHMEVERDHEQLICRLVDGAPVSGFCPSITRLMQSIAKVSGKKAIGILLTGMSDDGAEGLLELKQAHGHTLVQDQESSIVFGMGAVAQSLNAVDQLIGLEHIASYLTKICTTEQE from the coding sequence ATGATAAAAATTTTAATTGTTGATGACTCGCCAACAGAAGCTGCATTAATTCAACACATCATAGAATCTGAAAAAGATATGCAAGTCATTGGTATTGCAAAAAATGGCCAAGAAGCAATCGATCTCGCTGCAAAATTAAAACCTGATCTCATTACTATGGACATTCAGATGCCCATTATGGATGGCCTTGAGGCAACGCGCATCATTATGGCCAAAAATCCAACACCAATTGTCGTGATAAGCTCTCTGGTTAATGATGAATCAATTCATGCCACCTTTCATATTCTTGAAGCAGGGGCATTGACTGCTTTAGCAAAACCAGTGAATGTATTTTCTCCCTCTTTTGAAGAAAGTAGAAAACATATTGTTGATATCCTACGAAGTTTTTCTGATATTCGGGTTATAAAAATACCATTGAAAAAACATCTTGAGGAAAGCAAAAGACATCAGATAGCACATGCTAAAGCAACCCATTACGAAATTATAGCGATGGGCGCCTCGATTGGCGGACCTATGGCATTGAAAACCATTCTCGGGCAATTAGCTCCTGATTTCCCTTTACCTATTATGGTTGTTCAACATATGGGTACCGGTTTTATCCGAGGGTTTGCGCAATGGCTTGGAGAAAATATAAGTCTTAAAGTGAAAAATGCTGAAGATCATGAACCCCTGCAAAAAGGGACAGTGTACATAGCGGCTGAACCCAAACATATGGAAGTTGAACGTGATCATGAACAACTGATCTGTAGGTTAGTTGATGGCGCCCCAGTTTCTGGTTTTTGTCCTTCAATTACCCGATTAATGCAATCAATTGCGAAGGTTTCTGGAAAAAAGGCTATTGGAATCCTATTAACGGGAATGAGTGATGACGGCGCAGAGGGTTTATTGGAATTAAAACAGGCGCATGGACATACCTTGGTTCAAGACCAAGAAAGTTCTATAGTTTTTGGAATGGGAGCTGTTGCTCAGTCATTGAATGCTGTAGATCAGCTCATTGGGTTAGAGCATATTGCAAGTTATTTAACAAAAATTTGTACCACTGAACAAGAGTAG
- a CDS encoding response regulator gives MEKESPVILVVDDSATMRLITCNALRQTGFTIIQAENGEAALSLLKTSKPDAILLDVEMPGLNGFEVCAEIRKLPDWRYLPIMMVTGLEDYESINKAFQAGATDFTTKPINPTLLGYRVRYMVRTNSYFQELQVAEQKVRVLNNELIDKLVEIQQNAIAVARFVPQDFLKVLNRKNIADIKLGDCVEKDMTVLFLDIKSFTSMAEQLSPVEIFNLFNTLMSYLDPAILKNSGLIDKYIGDAIMALFNNADEAVAAALDMLEALHTFNTTRARDNLPLIHVGIGINTGNLIVGTVGFEERMDCSVISDAVNIASRLETLTRSFNIELIIGEETYEQLKQKDKYNLRFLGLSTVKGKSLPIKVYEVFNHNPPTEVQLKKDSAPIFAAALDHYAAKQFEQAASLFEQIVTSNPNDSPAKYFLQQCKEHSA, from the coding sequence ATGGAAAAAGAAAGTCCGGTGATTTTGGTTGTGGATGACAGCGCCACCATGCGTTTAATTACCTGTAATGCACTACGCCAAACGGGTTTTACTATCATTCAGGCAGAGAATGGTGAAGCAGCATTATCTTTACTAAAAACTTCGAAACCCGATGCGATTTTGCTGGATGTAGAAATGCCTGGCTTGAATGGGTTTGAAGTATGTGCTGAAATTCGCAAACTACCTGATTGGCGTTATCTTCCGATTATGATGGTTACCGGCTTGGAGGATTATGAATCAATTAATAAAGCGTTCCAGGCGGGTGCGACAGATTTTACCACCAAGCCCATTAATCCCACGCTTTTAGGCTATCGGGTGCGCTATATGGTGCGCACTAATTCTTACTTTCAAGAACTGCAAGTTGCCGAACAAAAAGTCCGGGTACTCAATAATGAACTCATCGATAAGCTAGTCGAGATCCAGCAAAATGCAATTGCCGTAGCACGCTTTGTACCCCAGGATTTTCTGAAGGTGCTGAATCGTAAAAATATTGCCGACATAAAACTTGGCGACTGCGTTGAAAAAGACATGACCGTTCTTTTTTTAGATATAAAATCATTTACCTCTATGGCAGAACAATTATCTCCTGTTGAAATTTTCAACCTTTTTAATACGCTAATGAGTTATTTAGATCCAGCCATTCTTAAAAATTCTGGCCTTATTGATAAATATATTGGTGATGCCATTATGGCATTATTCAATAATGCGGATGAAGCTGTTGCTGCCGCATTAGATATGCTAGAAGCCTTGCATACGTTTAATACCACACGAGCGCGCGATAATCTTCCACTCATCCACGTGGGAATTGGAATAAATACAGGCAACTTGATTGTAGGTACCGTTGGTTTTGAGGAGCGTATGGATTGCAGTGTAATTAGTGATGCGGTCAATATTGCTTCTCGGCTTGAGACCTTAACGCGAAGTTTTAATATCGAACTCATAATTGGTGAAGAAACTTATGAGCAGTTAAAACAAAAAGACAAATATAATTTACGTTTCTTAGGCTTATCGACTGTAAAAGGCAAAAGCCTGCCGATTAAAGTTTATGAGGTGTTTAATCATAATCCCCCCACCGAGGTGCAATTGAAAAAAGACTCTGCCCCTATTTTTGCGGCAGCTTTAGATCATTATGCGGCGAAACAATTTGAGCAGGCGGCAAGCCTTTTTGAACAAATCGTGACAAGTAATCCTAATGACTCACCCGCGAAATATTTTTTGCAGCAGTGCAAGGAGCATAGTGCTTAA